A genomic region of Trifolium pratense cultivar HEN17-A07 linkage group LG3, ARS_RC_1.1, whole genome shotgun sequence contains the following coding sequences:
- the LOC123918386 gene encoding V-type proton ATPase subunit E-like — translation MNDTDVSNQIHQMVRFIQQEAEEKATEISLSAEEEFNIEKLQLVEAEKKKIKQEYERKERQIEIRKKIEYSMQLNASRIKVLQAQDDIVNSMKEVAAKELLKVSHHHLVEDILHLGHHEYRNLLKGLIVQSLLRLREPSVLLRCRKHDLHMVEHVLDEAAQEYAEKAGVHPPEIIVDHDVYLPPAPKHHKTHDPYCSGGVVLASRDGKIVCENTLDARLDVVFRQKLPEIRKQLFGQVAA, via the exons ATGAACGACACTGATGTCTCCAACCAAATCCACCAGATGGTGAGGTTTATCCAGCAAGAAGCTGAAGAAAAAGCCACCGAGATTTCTCTCTCCGCCGAAGAG GAGTTCAATATCGAGAAGCTTCAATTGGTCGAAGCCGAGAAGAAGAAGATCAAGCAAGAATATGAACGGAAAGAGCGCCAAATTGAAATTCGAAAGAAGAT TGAGTACTCAATGCAGCTGAATGCATCTCGGATCAAAGTTCTTCAAGCTCAAGATGACATTGTTAATTCAATGAAAGAAGTTGCAGCCAAGGAACTTTTGAAGGTGAGCCATCATCACCTTGTTGAGGATATTTTGCATCTGGGCCATCATGAGTACAGAAACCTTCTAAAGGGTCTCATTGTTCAG AGTTTGCTAAGACTGAGAGAACCTTCTGTCTTGTTGAGATGTCGGAAACATGACTTGCACATGGTAGAGCATGTGCTTGATGAAGCCGCACAAGAGTATGCTGAAAAAGCAGGTGTTCATCCACCAGAGATCATTGTTGACCACGATGTCTATCTTCCACCTGCACCCAAGCATCACAAAACTCACGATCCCTACTG CTCTGGTGGGGTGGTGTTGGCTTCTCGCGACGGAAAGATTGTGTGTGAAAATACTCTTGATGCACGACTGGATGTTGTGTTCCGTCAAAAGCTTCCAGAG ATCCGAAAACAGCTCTTTGGACAAGTTGCTGCTTGA
- the LOC123919047 gene encoding uncharacterized protein LOC123919047: MIWVLIFTSCCCSLVHSLNNNTALNSLVQDFAFRSMVKHRHQTGALFDTILPRNLSGMDVSVVRLRSRRLWNKGANLSYFHIPPRTVSIPHVRRLAIVYHNLGNWSSHYYNLPGYSLVSSVVGFMVFDASNVRDTSFKNLTLNTMGHPISILFPNVSFIMSDNNSRAARCVAFNGNGTFQLTVMSSPAGVCHSRDQGHFSIVLPLEKKQRQWYYLWLIGCVLGFFGLITLVGYVGFSSFRLVKTKKIQAMEKQAIEDMVLDSRWVGDSKMPSAAVTRTQPVIETIAP, translated from the coding sequence ATGATCTGGGTGTTGATTTTCACCTCGTGTTGCTGCTCCTTGGTGCACAGCTTGAATAATAATACAGCATTGAATTCCCTGGTTCAAGATTTTGCTTTCCGGTCAATGGTGAAACACCGACATCAAACTGGTGCTCTATTTGATACTATTCTTCCGCGGAACCTCTCTGGTATGGATGTTTCTGTAGTACGTCTTAGAAGCCGTAGGCTCTGGAACAAAGGTGCTAACTTGAGCTACTTTCATATCCCACCAAGAACTGTGTCTATCCCTCATGTTAGGAGGTTGGCTATTGTGTATCATAACTTAGGTAACTGGTCTTCCCACTACTACAATTTGCCAGGTTACTCACTTGTCTCTTCTGTTGTTGGCTTCATGGTATTTGATGCATCAAATGTAAGGGATACAAGTTTCAAAAACCTCACTCTCAACACAATGGGGCATCCTATATCTATTCTATTCCCAAATGTATCATTTATTATGAGTGACAACAACTCAAGGGCTGCTAGATGTGTAGCTTTCAATGGAAATGGAACATTTCAACTCACTGTGATGAGCTCCCCAGCTGGCGTGTGCCACTCAAGAGACCAGGGTCATTTTTCAATTGTTCTCCCATTGGAGAAGAAGCAGCGACAATGGTATTATTTGTGGCTGATTGGGTGTGTGCTTGGATTTTTTGGATTGATAACATTAGTAGGTTATGTGGGATTTTCATCATTCAGACTTGTCAAGACCAAAAAGATTCAAGCTATGGAAAAACAAGCTATCGAAGATATGGTTCTTGACAGCAGATGGGTTGGCGATAGTAAAATGCCTTCTGCAGCTGTGACAAGAACTCAGCCAGTTATTGAGACCATTGCTCCGTAA